In Planktothrix sp. FACHB-1365, the sequence ACGGTTATCAAGACGCATTGCTAAACGAATTGTAGAAAAACGGCCATTTCAAACCACAACAGATTTAGCAAATGCGATCGCCAATTGTGTTCCGGGGAGTTATCGTCATGGACGGATTCATCCCGCTACCCGTGTGTTTCAAGCTCTAAGAATTGCGGTGAATCAAGAGTTAACGTGTTTAGAAAAATTCTTAGATCAAGCCCAATATTGGTTAAAACCGGGAGGCAGAATTGGGATTATTAGTTTTCATAGTTTAGAAGATAGAATCGTTAAACATCGATTAAAAGATTCTCCTATTTTACAGGTCTTAACGAAAAAACCGATTCAACCCCAACCGGATGAACTGAACAATAATCCCCGTTCTCGTTCCGCAAAATTAAGAGTAGCAGAACGAAAGCTCATCGAATCTTAGAAAATCATCTAACGGTTCAATTCGTTTCAAGAGTGTAATTCTCAAGGGTTAATTTTAGCCCTTGAAATCAAGGTGATTATTTCTACTAAAAGAATTTATAATATTGATAGCCAGCCTTAACAGGTTAATCAAAAACCTGTGAGTTTCTAACCGATGTTAAACCCAGTTCAATTCAGTATAAAATTTTATGAATCGTCGTCAGTTTTTTAATCGCTTAAGTCTGGGTACTTTAGCAACCTCAATTCCTATTATTATTGGGGCTTGTTCTCAATTTTTGACCTCTTCTAAGTCCCCAACCCAAACACCACAATCGAATTCTGAACCGATTTCCCAGACCCCTGCTGATGGATTTATTAAGGTGGGAACCGTAGAAGAATTAGCGCAAAGTGGACAAATTCTTGACCTTAAACATCAGTTAATTGTCATTCGTAATCCTAATACAGAAAAACTAGCAGCATTCGATTTGAATTGCCCTCATCAAGGTTGTTCTGTGGGGTGGGAACCTACTTCTAAAACGATTATTTGTCCTTGTCATGGTTCTCGGTTTAATAGCGAGGGGGGCATTATCCAAGGGCCAACGGTGAAACCGCTAAAAGCTTATCCAGCCCGAATTGAAAATCAAACTATTTTCGTTAAATTGGGTTAAAATCAAATGATTAAAATCCCATTAAAATCTCGATTTTTTAAAACATTTGTGTTAATTATTATAGGGCTAATCTGTGGACTGCTGGCTTGGTTCTGGCAATCCTATAAACCCCTAGAAACCGCTCAATTTGTTGCTATTCCTTCCTCAAATAGTTCTCAATTGCGGAAAGAACCCATTCAACCGATTCCGATTCATGTAGACCTGAATCAACAACAAGTTCAGTTAGGACGTAAACTATTTTATGATGTTCGTTTATCTCAAGATAATAGTATTGCTTGTGTCACCTGCCATCAATTTAATAATGGAGGCATAGATCGCCTAGTTCGTTCAATTGGAATGGCTGGTAATGAAGGTGTTATTAATGCCCCAACGGTATTTAATAGTAGCTATAATTTTAAGCAATTTTGGGATGGACGTGCTAATAGTTTAGAGGAGCAAATTCAGGAGGCTTTATTTTCTCCAGAAATGGGGAATGCAAGTTGGTCTGAACTGATGAATAAATTGCAACAAATTCCCAGTTATATCACTGAGTTTAAAGAAGCTTATCCTGATGGAATGACACCCACCAATCTCAAATCTGCGATCGCTATTTTTGAACAATCTCTCTTGACACCTAATTCTCGCTTTGATAAATTTTTACGAGGAGATGAAAAGAGTATTAACGATCAAGAAAAGGAAGGATATCGTTTATTTAAAGCCTATGGTTGCATCGCTTGTCATCAAGGGATACTGCTCGGAGGTAATATGTTTCAAAATTTGGGCTTATTTGGAGATTATTTTAAGGCTCGAAAACCGAACACTTCTGGTGAAAAACCTGCCATTACTAAGGCAGATTTAGGTCGATATAATGTTACACGGAACCTAGAGGATCTGCACGTTTTTAAAGTTCCCAGTCTGAGAAATATTGTTTTAACTCAACCCTATTTCCATGACGGTTCTGTTACAACATTAGACGCAGCAATTCAATTGATGGCTCAGTATCAACTGGGTCGTGAAATTCCCCAAACTGACATTGACTTAATCATTCAATTTCTAAATACATTAACAGGTGAGTTACCGAAGTAAGCTACTCGTGAATTTAAAAGTTGTAACGCAGATCGGTTTCAGGTATTGAGTTTTGGGGATTTATAATGATGTCATTTAGATGTGTATTAGGTTAAAAATGTTGATCAAAATTCCACGCCATACTATGATCAGTATAACTATGTTTTTACTAATTTTGGCTTGGGGAATTAGTAAAAGTTTTTCTTTAGATTCAGCAACCTATCAAGCCTATCATAACACAATTTTACAATTAGAATCAACCGAGGCAAAATTAAATCAAGAAATTTTGAGAGATAGATATGAACTATTTTTTTCCTATGACCTTTTAGTGCAATCCATATCTCAACAAAAATTATTACACTATCAATTGCAATCCATTCCCAGTTTTGTTCAAGGGAAGTTTAAACAACAACTTTTGAATCAGTTAAAATTACAAAGAAAATTAATCGAGCAAAAAGAAACACGATTAGAAACGTTTAAATCTAAGAATTCTGCACTTAAAAATTCCTTACGTTATCTTCCATTTCTCATCGAAAAAGCCAGTCCAGAATTTCAAAAGCAATCTCAATTTAAAATGTTAGAAGCTCCTCTCAATCATTTGCTATATGATCTATTACTTTACAATCTAACCCCTGATGAAGAACTGAAAGTGAAGATAGAAGGGCAAATTCAAAATCTCCATACTTTACAACAAGATTATTCAACGGTAGAAATAGAATTTCCTTTAGAATTAGCGATCGCTCATGCAGAAATTATTCTTCAGTATAAACCTCTAGTTGATCAGTTAACAAATCAGCTTTTAAATATTTCCTTATCCGACGTGGATCAGGATTTAGAAAAAGTATATATACAATCTTATAAAACAGCTTTAAGTCAAATCAACTTATATCGATTTTTAACTTATATTTGGTTGTTGCTAGGAATATTAATAGCGGGTTATCAATTCATTAAAAATTTAACTAAATCTAACCAAAGAATTGCTAAATTAAATCAACATATTTCAGAATTAAACGAACAACTTCAAGTTGAAAACTTCCGCATGGTTGCAGAACTTAATATCTTAAAACAGATGCAAAATATGATTCTTCCTAAACTCGAAGAACTTCAAACCATTAATACTCTCGATATTGCTGCATATATGGAACCTGCTGATGAAGTGGGAGGAGATTATTATGATATTTTAGACACCGATGGAGTGATTACAATTGGAATTGGCGATGTCACCGGACATGGATTAGAAAGCGGCATTTTAATGTTAATGACACAAACCGCAGTTCGTACCTTAAAAGAAACTCAAGAATCAGATCCCGTAAAATTTCTTACAATTTTAAACCGAACCCTTTATAAAAATATACAACGCATGAATACCGATAAAAATCTAACCCTTTCTATTCTGAATTATACAGAAGGCTTATTAATGATTAGTGGACAACATGAGGAAGTTTTAGTCGTGCGAAGGGAAGGTGAACTCCAACGCATCGACACTATTGATTTAGGTTTCCCCATTGGTTTAGATGAAGAAATTACTCAATTTATTAGTAAGATTTATATGGAATTAAAACCCGAAGATGGGATTGTTCTCTATACCGATGGGATTACTGAAGCCTGTAATATTGATAATCAACAATATGGACTGAATCGCTTGTGTGAAGTTATCCGTTGTCATTGGTGCAATTCGGCTCACCAGATTCAAAATGCTGTGATTGAAGATCTGAAACAATTTATAGGGAATCAAAAACAATTTGATGATATTACCCTTTTAATTTTAAAACGGAAATAAATCAATAGGGTCTAAAATTATGAGTATAATAAATAGAACTTTCATTCATTTCTCCTCTACTGGCTTATGAACATTCTCAAAAAATATTCTTTATTCATTCTTCTCGTCATTGGGATTTTGATCACTCCCGTTTGGACAATCCTCACATCCGCACAAACCCCCAACACGTTACAAACCCAACTCGTCGAATATCAACAAGGTGATACCGTTTTAGAAGGATATTTAGCTTATGATTCTTCACACACGGGGAAACGTCCAGGGGTGTTAGTTGTGCATGAATGGAAAGGGTTAGATGAGTATGCAAAAAGTCGCACGGAACAACTCGCACGCCTCGGTTATGTCGCCTTTGCTGCGGATATTTATGGCAAAGGAATACGACCCCAAACCGCAGAGGAAGCCAAAACTCAAGCCACCCTTTACCGCAGTAACCGGACGTTATTACGACAACGAGTGAATGCCGCATTAGCAGAACTTCGGAAACAACCTCAAACCGATAGTGAACGTTTAGCTGCTATTGGGTATTGTTTTGGCGGAACAACGGTTTTAGAATTAGCAAGAAGCGGTGTAGATATTGATGGAGTAGTCAGTTTTCATGGCGGTTTAGATAGTCCCAATCCCCAGGATGGAAAACAAATTAAAAGCAAAGTTTTAGTGTTACATGGTGCGGATGATCCGTTAGTTTCCCCGGAAGATATTAAGGCATTTGAGAAGGAAATGCGAGAGGGGAATGTGGATTGGCAAATGGTGAGTTATGGGCGAACTGTTCATAGTTTTACGAATCCCAAAGCGGGGAATGATCCCTCTAAAGGAACTGCTTATAATGCAGATGCTGATCGACGTTCATTTGAAGCTATGAAACTGTTTTTTGAGGAAATATTTTAAACCAACCGGGTTTCTGAACCCGGAAATAAATTTCGGGCTAAAAGCTAAAGTTATCTAAAGATAACTAAAAAGTCAACTATTTCATTAACCCGTTTTAACGGGTTTTAGCTTTGAGCCTGAAATTTATTTCAAGGCTTTTCAGCTTAAATTGACACCAATAAGGCATACCTCGACCTTAGAATGAATTGGCTTTTAATACATTTTTATAACTGATTTAGACTCGCTATAAATTAGCGATCGCTAAAAAAACAGCTAATCAATTATTTTAGATTGTTTAGTTTGACTCACTTGCCAATGCTTAATGTTAAAATTGATGATTAATCAATATTTAAGCAAAATTGACCTTAATAGGTGGAATCTTAATCATCAAATTAGCATTAACGTTAACATCAATCATCCCAAAACCTCCCTTAGTGGGTTGTACTGCATCATAACGAATTCTAACCCCAGTATCGGAGTAACTATTAGGATAGCCTCTAAAACTGCTATTATTCCAATCTCGCCAATCAGAATAATCGATTCCTCCTGCCATTCTGGGTAAGATTGCAGCTTGAATTTGAGGAGTTGTTAAGCGTGTATTTTCCTGCAAATATTGTGCTGCGATCGCCATTCCAATAGAAGCAGCACCGGAAAATGCAGATAGGGTGGGTCTACTATCTTCAATGCGAGGAAACACAAGTGCTGCATTATTTCCTAAACTTTCACGACGTTCTGATCCGATGATTACCGAATATTGAGGACTTCTGATTTCCGCAACCGTAACATCTTGAAATTGTCTATGCAAAAACTCCCGTTGTGCTAACTGAACTTCTAACCTTTTATCCCACCATTCTTGC encodes:
- a CDS encoding ubiquinol-cytochrome c reductase iron-sulfur subunit — translated: MNRRQFFNRLSLGTLATSIPIIIGACSQFLTSSKSPTQTPQSNSEPISQTPADGFIKVGTVEELAQSGQILDLKHQLIVIRNPNTEKLAAFDLNCPHQGCSVGWEPTSKTIICPCHGSRFNSEGGIIQGPTVKPLKAYPARIENQTIFVKLG
- a CDS encoding dienelactone hydrolase family protein, translated to MNILKKYSLFILLVIGILITPVWTILTSAQTPNTLQTQLVEYQQGDTVLEGYLAYDSSHTGKRPGVLVVHEWKGLDEYAKSRTEQLARLGYVAFAADIYGKGIRPQTAEEAKTQATLYRSNRTLLRQRVNAALAELRKQPQTDSERLAAIGYCFGGTTVLELARSGVDIDGVVSFHGGLDSPNPQDGKQIKSKVLVLHGADDPLVSPEDIKAFEKEMREGNVDWQMVSYGRTVHSFTNPKAGNDPSKGTAYNADADRRSFEAMKLFFEEIF
- a CDS encoding DAHL domain-containing protein yields the protein MFLLILAWGISKSFSLDSATYQAYHNTILQLESTEAKLNQEILRDRYELFFSYDLLVQSISQQKLLHYQLQSIPSFVQGKFKQQLLNQLKLQRKLIEQKETRLETFKSKNSALKNSLRYLPFLIEKASPEFQKQSQFKMLEAPLNHLLYDLLLYNLTPDEELKVKIEGQIQNLHTLQQDYSTVEIEFPLELAIAHAEIILQYKPLVDQLTNQLLNISLSDVDQDLEKVYIQSYKTALSQINLYRFLTYIWLLLGILIAGYQFIKNLTKSNQRIAKLNQHISELNEQLQVENFRMVAELNILKQMQNMILPKLEELQTINTLDIAAYMEPADEVGGDYYDILDTDGVITIGIGDVTGHGLESGILMLMTQTAVRTLKETQESDPVKFLTILNRTLYKNIQRMNTDKNLTLSILNYTEGLLMISGQHEEVLVVRREGELQRIDTIDLGFPIGLDEEITQFISKIYMELKPEDGIVLYTDGITEACNIDNQQYGLNRLCEVIRCHWCNSAHQIQNAVIEDLKQFIGNQKQFDDITLLILKRK
- a CDS encoding cytochrome-c peroxidase codes for the protein MIKIPLKSRFFKTFVLIIIGLICGLLAWFWQSYKPLETAQFVAIPSSNSSQLRKEPIQPIPIHVDLNQQQVQLGRKLFYDVRLSQDNSIACVTCHQFNNGGIDRLVRSIGMAGNEGVINAPTVFNSSYNFKQFWDGRANSLEEQIQEALFSPEMGNASWSELMNKLQQIPSYITEFKEAYPDGMTPTNLKSAIAIFEQSLLTPNSRFDKFLRGDEKSINDQEKEGYRLFKAYGCIACHQGILLGGNMFQNLGLFGDYFKARKPNTSGEKPAITKADLGRYNVTRNLEDLHVFKVPSLRNIVLTQPYFHDGSVTTLDAAIQLMAQYQLGREIPQTDIDLIIQFLNTLTGELPK